Sequence from the Deltaproteobacteria bacterium genome:
AACATGAAAAAAAACATCAAACTCCCAGAAACCGAAGAAGGCACAGTTTTATTCAACGTTGACCCTATCATTATTAAGCAGCATTACGAGATAGATTATATCCATTCCTATGCCCAGGATTCGCCATTCTTTGTCGGTCTGACAAAGAAGAAGCTTTTAGGCAGTAAATGCACCGGATGTGGTTATATCTATGCCACACCCAGAGGGCACTGTATGGAGTGCGGGGCGAAGACTGACTGGTTTGAGCTTCCCCTGGATGGGAAGCTCCATACGTTTACTACCTGTCACTTCGGAGGCGAGGCATTTTTAAAGGAGACGCCGTTCACATTAATCCTTGTGGAGTTTACCGGTGTGAATACCCTCTTCCTTTCCAGGCTTGTCGGAGCAGAGCCTGAGGAGGTAAAGATAGGGATGAAGGTAAGGGCTAAGTTTTTGCGGAACTGCAAATTTAAACCTACGGATGTATATTTTGTGCTGGCATGAGAAAACCGCTCTGGACGCCTTCAGAAGAACGAAAAGCAGAGGCAAATATTACAAGGTTTATAGGCCTTGTAAATAAGCTCTATGGTCTGAGAATCGGTTCTTATGACGAACTATATAAATGGTCAGTAGAACATATTCAGGATTTTTGGGCAGCCGTATGGGACTTTGTGGATATCAAGGCATCTGTGTATGATACCGTAGCAGATGATTTGGTCAAATTTCCAGGCGCGAGGTGGTTTCCTGGCTCACGACTCAATTTTGCAGAAAATCTTCTTAGGTTCAGGGATAGCCGGTTAGCGTTTATATTCAGGGGAGAAGGCCTGAAATCAGGCAGGATGACCTATGCGGAACTCTATGGTTCTGTAGCGCGCCTTGCCGCTTCTCTTCGCAATTTAGGAATTACAGCCGGAGACCGCATTGCTGCATATATGCCAAATCTGATAGAGACTCCCATTGCCATGCTTTCTGCTGCAAGCATAGGCGCTGTATGGTCTTCCTGCGGAACAGAGCTTGGCCCAAAAACAGTTCTTGACCGCTTTAGCCAGATTGAGCCAACAGTTTTATTCACCGTAGACGGGTATTTTTATAAGGGGAAGGTGTTTGATGTCTTGCCCAATGTAGAGAAGATTGCTGAAGGCATACCGTCACTGAAAAAGGTTGTTGTGATTCCATATAGAGGAGAACGACCTAATATAAGCTGCATCCCCCATGCAGTGTTTTATGATGATTTCATATCTCAGGGCAAACAAACTGATATTCGGTTCGAACAACTATCTTTTGATCATCCTGTGTATATAATGTTTTCTTCAGGAACAACAGGCAAACCCAAGTGCATGGTTCAAGGGGCTGGCGGCATACTGATAAATCACCTTAAAGAGCTTATACTCCATACTGATTTGAAACGCGAAGATAGGATAACCTATATCACCTCTCCAAGCTGGATGATGTGGAACTGGTTAATAAGTTCTTTAGCCGTAGGATCCACTATAGTATTATATGAAGGCAATCCAATACACCCCGATTGGGGTGCTATGTGGAGATTGATTCAGGATGAGCAGATATCAATCTTTGGCTGTAGCGCAAGCTATATCAATTATCTAAGAGGCATAGGGGCCAAACCGGGGAAGGACTATAATCTGTCATCGCTGCGGGAGATATCCCAGACCGGCGCCCCACTTTCAAGCCAGGGATTTGAATATGTGTATCGGGAAATAAAACAAGACATGCATCTTAATTCCATCTCAGGCGGCACAGATATAAATGGCTGTTTTGCTGCCGGGACACCGATTCAGTCTGTCTATGCCGGGGAACTGCAGGGGCCGGCCTTAGGCATGAAGGTGAAGGCGTATGATGAAAAGGGCAATGCAGTGGTTGATAAAGAGGGAGAGCTTGTGTGTGAGTCCCCGTCCCCGTCTATGCCTCTTTATTTTTGGGGGGATGATAATGGCAAAAGATATAGGGATGCCTACTTCAGCGCCTATGCCAATGTTTGGCGGCATGGCGATTGGATTATCATACACAGTGATACAGGCGGGATAACCTTTTTGGGGCGATCTGACTTTACGTTAAAGCCTTCTGGTGTGCGCATTGGGTCGGCGGAGATATACAATGTGATAGAAGGGTTTAAAGAGATTGCTGATAGTATGGTTGCAGGGCATGACTGGAAAGGGGACCAGCGTATTATCCTCTTTGTGAAACTTGCCCGGGGGTGTCAATTAACCGAGGACTTGAAAAACCGGATTAAAAGGTCCCTGCGTAATGAGGCGTCGCCAAGGCATGTTCCAGATGTAATCATCGAGGCGCCGGATATCCCCTATACCTTCAATATGAAGAAGGTTGAGAGCGCGGTCTCAAACATGATAAATGGCAGACCTGTAACGAATCGGGATGCGCTTGTGAATCCAGAATCTCTGGGATTCTATGAAGCAATTGTTCATGAACTTCAAAAAGAGTAGAATAGGTTTTGATTTTGAGATTTGACATTGGAGTTTTATGCGAGATATTTCCTTTTTTTTTAATCCAAGGTCTGTGGCGATTATCGGTGCATCGCCGATGCATGGCAAGCTCTCCCATGCAATAATGGATAACCTGAGAGAGACTGGTTA
This genomic interval carries:
- a CDS encoding Zn-ribbon domain-containing OB-fold protein, which codes for MKKNIKLPETEEGTVLFNVDPIIIKQHYEIDYIHSYAQDSPFFVGLTKKKLLGSKCTGCGYIYATPRGHCMECGAKTDWFELPLDGKLHTFTTCHFGGEAFLKETPFTLILVEFTGVNTLFLSRLVGAEPEEVKIGMKVRAKFLRNCKFKPTDVYFVLA
- a CDS encoding acetoacetate--CoA ligase, which translates into the protein MRKPLWTPSEERKAEANITRFIGLVNKLYGLRIGSYDELYKWSVEHIQDFWAAVWDFVDIKASVYDTVADDLVKFPGARWFPGSRLNFAENLLRFRDSRLAFIFRGEGLKSGRMTYAELYGSVARLAASLRNLGITAGDRIAAYMPNLIETPIAMLSAASIGAVWSSCGTELGPKTVLDRFSQIEPTVLFTVDGYFYKGKVFDVLPNVEKIAEGIPSLKKVVVIPYRGERPNISCIPHAVFYDDFISQGKQTDIRFEQLSFDHPVYIMFSSGTTGKPKCMVQGAGGILINHLKELILHTDLKREDRITYITSPSWMMWNWLISSLAVGSTIVLYEGNPIHPDWGAMWRLIQDEQISIFGCSASYINYLRGIGAKPGKDYNLSSLREISQTGAPLSSQGFEYVYREIKQDMHLNSISGGTDINGCFAAGTPIQSVYAGELQGPALGMKVKAYDEKGNAVVDKEGELVCESPSPSMPLYFWGDDNGKRYRDAYFSAYANVWRHGDWIIIHSDTGGITFLGRSDFTLKPSGVRIGSAEIYNVIEGFKEIADSMVAGHDWKGDQRIILFVKLARGCQLTEDLKNRIKRSLRNEASPRHVPDVIIEAPDIPYTFNMKKVESAVSNMINGRPVTNRDALVNPESLGFYEAIVHELQKE